One Brassica napus cultivar Da-Ae chromosome A5, Da-Ae, whole genome shotgun sequence DNA window includes the following coding sequences:
- the LOC106452303 gene encoding putative pentatricopeptide repeat-containing protein At3g13770, mitochondrial — MFNLMKLLHRSFSSFPNSTLQTFLPITHLCSNGRLQEALLEMSVLGPNMGFHDYDALLNTCVNKRALREGQRVHAHMIKTLYFPSTYLQNRLLILYGKCDRLQDAHKVLDEMPEKNVVSWTAMISRYSQTGHSSEALTVFAEMMRADGKPNHFTFASVLTSCSGSSVGKQVHGLIIKLSYDSHIYVGSSLLDMYAKAGRIEEAREVFECLPERDVVSCTAIITAYAQLGLDEEALQVFQKLLSQGMSPNYVTYASVLTALSGLALLDHGKQVHCHVLRRELPLYAVLQNSLIDMYSKCGNLAYARRLFDNMPETERTSVSWNAMLVGYSKHGLGKEVLELFGLMREGKRVKPDSVTLLAVLSGCSHGKMEDTGLSIFDGMIAGDYGVKPDTEHYGCIVDMLGRAGRIEEAFEFVKRMPSEPTAGVLGSLLGACRVHLSVEIGEYVGRRLIEIEPENAGNYVILSNLYASAGRWEDVNNLRAMMLRNAVTKEPGRSWIQHEQTLHYFHANDRTHPRREEVLAKLREILMKMKQAGYVPDHSCVLYDVDEEQKERMLLGHSEKLALTFGLIATGDGISIRVFKNLRICVDCHNFAKIFSKVFERKVSLRDKNRFHQIVGGVCSCGDYW, encoded by the coding sequence ATGTTTAACTTAATGAAACTACTTCATCGATCGTTCTCGTCGTTCCCCAACTCTACTCTCCAAACCTTCCTTCCCATCACTCACCTATGCTCCAACGGTCGTCTCCAAGAAGCATTACTAGAGATGTCCGTCTTAGGACCCAACATGGGGTTCCACGATTACGATGCATTGCTGAACACATGTGTGAACAAAAGGGCTCTTAGAGAAGGTCAAAGAGTCCACGCCCACATGATCAAAACCCTTTATTTCCCCTCTACCTACCTCCAAAATCGTCTGCTCATCCTCTACGGAAAATGTGATCGTTTGCAAGACGCTCACAAAGTGCTCGACGAAATGCCTGAGAAGAATGTCGTTTCCTGGACCGCTATGATCTCGCGTTATTCTCAAACTGGACACTCTTCAGAGGCTCTCACTGTGTTTGCTGAGATGATGAGAGCTGATGGGAAGCCTAATCACTTCACTTTCGCCTCTGTTCTCACCTCTTGTTCTGGATCATCCGTGGGTAAGCAAGTCCATGGACTCATTATTAAGTTGAGTTACGATTCTCATATCTATGTGGGAAGCTCTCTTCTTGACATGTATGCAAAAGCTGGTAGAATCGAAGAAGCTCGCGAGGTTTTTGAGTGTTTACCTGAGAGAGATGTTGTCTCATGTACAGCTATTATTACTGCCTATGCGCAGTTAGGTCTTGATGAAGAGGCTTTGCAAGTGTTCCAGAAGCTGCTGAGTCAAGGAATGAGTCCGAACTACGTGACTTACGCTAGTGTTCTTACAGCTTTATCTGGACTTGCTTTGTTAGACCACGGGAAGCAAGTTCATTGCCATGTTCTGAGACGTGAGCTTCCCTTGTACGCTGTTCTCCAGAACTCTCTGATCGATATGTACTCAAAGTGTGGGAACCTCGCTTACGCTCGGAGGCTTTTCGATAACATGCCTGAGACTGAGAGGACATCTGTTTCATGGAACGCGATGCTTGTGGGTTATAGTAAACACGGGTTAGGAAAAGAGGTTCTTGAGCTGTTTGGATTGATGAGGGAGGGGAAGAGAGTAAAGCCTGATTCGGTTACTCTCTTAGCTGTCTTGTCTGGATGCAGCCATGGGAAAATGGAAGACACCGGGCTAAGTATATTTGATGGGATGATAGCGGGAGATTACGGGGTCAAGCCTGACACTGAGCATTATGGTTGCATCGTTGATATGCTTGGCCGTGCTGGTAGGATCGAGGAGGCGTTTGAGTTCGTCAAAAGAATGCCATCTGAACCAACCGCTGGTGTCTTGGGATCTCTTTTAGGAGCTTGCAGGGTTCATTTATCTGTGGAGATTGGAGAATATGTAGGTCGTAGGCTCATTGAGATTGAGCCAGAGAACGCGGGTAACTACGTGATTCTCTCTAACTTGTACGCCTCTGCAGGAAGATGGGAAGATGTAAACAACTTAAGAGCAATGATGCTGCGGAACGCTGTAACAAAAGAGCCAGGAAGAAGCTGGATTCAGCACGAGCAAACGTTGCATTACTTCCACGCGAATGATCGTACTCATCCGAGAAGGGAAGAGGTGTTGGCTAAACTGAGAGAGATACTGATGAAAATGAAGCAAGCTGGTTACGTTCCTGATCATAGCTGTGTGTTGTATGACGTGGATGAAGAGCAGAAGGAGAGGATGTTACTTGGCCACAGTGAGAAACTAGCCCTGACTTTTGGTTTGATTGCTACTGGCGATGGGATTTCGATTAGAGTTTTCAAGAATCTGCGTATATGCGTTGATTGTCATAACTTTGCCAAGATCTTCTCGAAGGTTTTTGAAAGAAAAGTGTCCCTGAGAGATAAAAACCGGTTCCATCAGATTGTCGGAGGAGTATGTTCCTGTGGAGATTACTGGTGA
- the LOC106452302 gene encoding transmembrane 9 superfamily member 7, which translates to MKKTKGSSFRFYATLLLSFLSFSLSRAFYLPGVAPRDFQKGDPLYVKVNKLSSTKTQLPYDYYYLNYCKPPKIVNNAENLGEVLRGDRIENSVYTFQMLEDQPCKVGCRAKLDAESTKNFKEKIDDEYRANMILDNLPVAVRRQRRDGSQSTTYEHGFRVGFKGSYEGSKEEKYFIHNHLSFRVMYHRDQESDSARIVGFEVTPNSILHEYKEWDENNPQLTTCNKDTKNLIQGNTVPQEVEQGKEIVFTYDVSFKESEIKWASRWDTYLLMNDDQIHWFSIINSLMIVLFLSGMVAMIMMRTLYKDISNYNQLETQDEAQEETGWKLVHGDVFRPPVNSGLLCVYVGTGVQIFGMSLVTMMFALLGFLSPSNRGGLMTAMVLLWVFMGIFAGYSSSRLHKMFKGNKWKRMTLKTAFMFPGILFAIFFVLNGLIWGEQSSGAIPFGTMFALFCLWFGISVPLVFVGSYLGYKKPAIEAPVKTNKIPRQVPEQPWYMKPVFSILIGGILPFGAVFIELFFILTSIWLNQFYYIFGFLFIVFLILIVTCAEITVVLCYFQLCSEDYNWWWRAYLTAGSSAFYLFLYSIFYFFTKLEITKLVSGMLYFGYMIIISYAFFVLTGTIGFYACFWFVRKIYSSVKID; encoded by the exons atgaagaagacgaaAGGAAGCAGCTTTCGATTCTACGCCACTCTCCtcctctctttcctctccttcTCCTTATCTCGCGCCTTCTACCTCCCTGGAGTCGCTCCTCGCGATTTCCAGAAG GGTGATCCTCTTTATGTGAAAGTGAACAAATTGTCTTCTACCAAGACTCAACTTCCTTATGACTACTACTACCTGAACTACTGTAAGCCTCCTAAGATCGTGAACAATGCTGAGAATCTTGGGGAGGTTCTCAGAGGAGACCGCATTGAGAACTCTGTTTATACT TTTCAAATGCTGGAGGATCAGCCTTGCAAAGTTGGTTGCCGTGCTAAACTTGACGCTGAGTCCACCAAAAATTTCAAGGAAAAGATTGATGATGAATACCGTGCTAATAT GATTCTTGATAATCTTCCGGTAGCTGTACGTAGACAAAGGAGAGATGGAAGTCAGTCAACTACTTATGAACATGGTTTCCGAGTTGGCTTCAAAGGGAGTTATGAAGGG AGCAAAGAGGAGAAATATTTTATCCATAATCACTTGAGCTTCCGAGTTATGTACCACAGAGATCAAGAGTCTGATTCTGCTAGAATTGTTGGATTTGAAGTTACTCCTAACAG TATCTTGCATGAGTACAAGGAATGGGATGAAAACAACCCTCAGCTAACAACATGCAACAAGGACACAAAGAACTTAATCCAAGGCAATACTGTCCCTCAAGAAGTTGAGCAAGGAAAAGAAATTGTGTTTACATATGATGTCTCATTTAAG GAGAGTGAAATCAAATGGGCTTCTCGGTGGGACACATACCTTCTCATGAATGATGATCAAATCCATTGGTTCTCCATCATAAACTCACTTATGATCGTCCTATTCCTCTCTGGAATGGTAGCCATGATTATGATGAGAACTCTTTACAAGGACATCTCAAACTACAATCAGCTTGAGACCCAAGATGAGGCTCAGGAAGAGACTGGATGGAAGCTTGTCCACGGAGATGTCTTCAGGCCACCTGTGAACTCTGGGTTGTTGTGTGTTTACGTTGGCACAGGTGTTCAGATCTTTGGAATGTCGCTTGTTACAATGATGTTTGCGCTGCTGGGTTTCTTATCTCCGTCCAACAGAGGAGGGCTTATGACCGCCATGGTTCTCTTGTGGGTTTTCATGGGCATATTCGCTGGCTACTCTTCATCTCGCCTTCACAAAATGTTCAAAGGAAACAAGTGGAAGAGAATGACGTTGAAGACTGCATTTATGTTTCCCGGTATCCTTTTCGCGATCTTCTTTGTTCTGAATGGCCTCATTTGGGGAGAGCAATCATCTGGAGCCATCCCTTTTGGTACAATGTTTGCCCTCTTCTGCCTCTGGTTTGGCATCTCAGTCCCACTAGTCTTCGTCGGTAGCTATCTTGGTTACAAGAAGCCAGCGATAGAAGCCCCGGTGAAAACAAACAAGATCCCAAGGCAAGTACCAGAGCAGCCGTGGTACATGAAACCGGTCTTCTCCATACTTATCGGAGGCATCCTCCCGTTTGGAGCAGTCTTCATCGAGCTCTTCTTCATCCTGACGTCGATATGGCTGAACCAGTTCTACTACATCTTCGGGTTCCTCTTCATAGTGTTCTTGATCTTGATCGTCACCTGCGCAGAGATCACAGTGGTGCTCTGCTACTTCCAGCTTTGCAGCGAGGACTACAACTGGTGGTGGAGAGCTTACTTAACCGCGGGTTCTTCTGCTTTCTACCTCTTCCTCTACTCGATCTTCTACTTCTTCACGAAGCTGGAGATCACAAAACTGGTCTCGGGAATGCTCTACTTCGGGTACATGATCATCATCTCTTACGCCTTCTTCGTCTTAACTGGCACAATCGGTTTCTACGCTTGCTTCTGGTTCGTGAGAAAGATCTACTCTTCAGTGAAGATCGACTAG